Proteins encoded by one window of Massilia sp. NR 4-1:
- the icmF gene encoding fused isobutyryl-CoA mutase/GTPase IcmF: MNDLTTAKNLAAEPEQAKPVNKVRFVTAASLFDGHDASINIMRRILQSNGVEVVHLGHNRSVDDVVTAALAEDVQGIAISSYQGGHVEYFKYMIDLLRQRGGAHIKVFGGGGGVIVPSEIADLHAYGVTRIFSPEDGQRMGLAGMIQWMVQQCDIDLSAYSPTSLAPLQEGDITARHRPLAQLITALENDKASAPLRAELHKAAKGLKIPALGITGTGGAGKSSLTDELIRRIRLDQGDALNIAIISIDPSRRKSGGALLGDRIRMNAINPWAGQARVFMRSLATREAGSEISQALPDVIAACKVAGFDLVIVETSGIGQGDAAIVPHVDVSMYVMTPEFGAASQLEKIDMLDFADFIAINKFDRKGAQDALRDVAKQYQRNRELWSKRPEEMPVFGTQASRFNDDGVTALYQGLLPKLAQFGLSTKAGILPVENVRFSSGKNVIVPPARARYLAEIADTVRGYHKNTQKQLKLARERQQLQEAKRMLEDAGKTVADFDGIILERDHAMDAASKKLLAMWPDMQAAYSGDEYVVKIRDKEIRTGLIQHTLSGTKIRKVSLPKYADHGELLRWLMLENVPGSFPFTAGVFAFKREGEDPTRMFAGEGDAFRTNRRFKLVSEGLDAKRLSTAFDSVTLYGADPALRPDIYGKVGNSGVSIATLDDMKVLYDGFNLCSPSTSVSMTINGPAPTILAMFMNTAIDQQVEKFVEENKRQPTEDEAAKIKAWVLQNVRGTVQADILKEDQGQNTCIFSTEFSLKVMGDIQEYFVHNQVRNFYSVSISGYHIAEAGANPISQLAFTLSNGFTFVEAYLARGMHIDDFAPNLSFFFSNGMDPEYTVLGRVARRIWAVTMKDKYGANDRSQKLKYHIQTSGRSLHAQEIDFNDIRTTLQALIAIYDNCNSLHTNAYDEAITTPTDESVRRALAIQLIINREWGLAKNENPNQGSFIIEELTDMVEEAVLQEFERIAERGGVLGAMETGYQRGKIQEESLLYEHQKHDGTLPIIGVNTFRNPKGSEAPASIELARSTDDEKQSQLTRLEEFHTRHADVAPAALAALQKAAIDNENVFAKLMDAARVCSLGQITTALFEVGGQYRRNM, translated from the coding sequence ATGAACGATCTCACCACCGCCAAGAACCTCGCCGCCGAACCTGAGCAGGCGAAGCCCGTCAACAAGGTTCGTTTCGTCACCGCCGCTTCGCTGTTCGACGGCCATGACGCCTCGATCAACATCATGCGCCGCATCCTGCAATCGAATGGCGTGGAAGTGGTCCACCTGGGCCATAACCGCTCGGTGGACGATGTGGTGACGGCCGCGCTGGCGGAAGATGTGCAGGGCATCGCCATCTCCAGCTACCAGGGCGGCCACGTCGAATACTTCAAATACATGATCGACCTGCTGCGCCAGCGCGGCGGCGCGCATATCAAGGTGTTCGGCGGCGGCGGCGGCGTGATCGTGCCGTCCGAAATCGCCGACCTGCATGCCTATGGCGTGACGCGCATCTTCAGCCCGGAAGACGGCCAGCGCATGGGCCTTGCGGGCATGATCCAATGGATGGTGCAGCAGTGCGATATCGACCTGTCGGCCTATTCCCCGACCTCGCTGGCGCCGCTGCAGGAGGGCGACATCACGGCGCGCCACCGTCCGCTGGCCCAGCTGATCACCGCGCTGGAAAACGACAAGGCGTCCGCGCCGCTGCGCGCCGAGCTGCATAAAGCCGCCAAAGGCCTGAAAATTCCCGCCCTGGGCATCACCGGCACCGGCGGCGCGGGTAAATCCTCGCTGACCGATGAGCTGATCCGCCGCATCCGCCTGGACCAGGGCGATGCGCTGAATATCGCCATCATTTCCATCGACCCTTCGCGCCGCAAATCGGGCGGCGCGCTGCTGGGCGACCGTATCCGCATGAACGCGATCAATCCATGGGCAGGCCAGGCGCGCGTCTTCATGCGTTCGCTGGCCACGCGCGAAGCCGGTTCCGAGATTTCGCAGGCGCTGCCGGACGTGATCGCGGCCTGCAAGGTGGCGGGCTTCGATCTGGTGATCGTGGAAACCTCGGGCATCGGCCAGGGCGACGCCGCCATCGTGCCGCATGTGGATGTCAGCATGTATGTGATGACGCCGGAATTCGGCGCCGCCTCGCAGCTGGAAAAAATCGACATGCTCGATTTCGCCGACTTCATCGCCATCAATAAATTCGACCGCAAGGGCGCGCAGGATGCGCTGCGCGACGTGGCCAAACAGTACCAGCGCAACCGCGAACTGTGGAGCAAGCGCCCGGAAGAAATGCCGGTGTTCGGCACCCAGGCTTCGCGCTTCAACGACGATGGCGTGACCGCGCTGTATCAAGGCTTGCTGCCCAAGCTGGCGCAGTTCGGCCTGTCCACCAAGGCCGGCATCCTGCCGGTGGAAAATGTGCGCTTCAGCAGCGGCAAGAACGTGATCGTGCCGCCGGCGCGCGCCCGTTATCTGGCCGAAATCGCCGACACCGTGCGCGGCTATCACAAAAATACGCAGAAGCAGCTCAAGCTGGCGCGCGAACGCCAGCAGCTGCAGGAAGCCAAGCGCATGCTGGAAGACGCGGGCAAGACCGTGGCCGATTTCGATGGCATCATCCTGGAGCGCGACCACGCGATGGATGCGGCGTCCAAGAAGCTGCTGGCCATGTGGCCGGACATGCAGGCCGCTTACTCGGGCGACGAGTATGTGGTGAAAATCCGCGACAAGGAAATCCGTACCGGCCTGATTCAGCACACCCTGTCCGGCACCAAGATCCGCAAGGTGTCGCTGCCCAAGTACGCCGATCACGGCGAGCTGCTGCGCTGGCTGATGCTGGAGAATGTGCCAGGCTCCTTCCCCTTCACCGCCGGCGTGTTCGCCTTCAAGCGCGAGGGCGAAGACCCAACCCGCATGTTCGCCGGCGAAGGCGATGCTTTCCGCACCAACCGCCGCTTCAAGCTGGTGTCCGAAGGCCTGGACGCCAAACGCCTGTCCACCGCCTTCGACTCGGTCACACTGTACGGCGCCGATCCGGCCCTGCGTCCCGACATCTATGGCAAGGTGGGCAACTCGGGCGTGTCCATCGCCACGCTGGACGATATGAAGGTGCTGTACGACGGCTTCAATCTGTGCAGCCCAAGCACCTCGGTGTCGATGACCATCAACGGCCCGGCGCCGACCATCCTCGCCATGTTCATGAACACCGCCATCGACCAGCAGGTCGAGAAGTTCGTGGAAGAGAACAAGCGCCAGCCGACCGAGGATGAAGCGGCCAAGATCAAGGCCTGGGTGCTGCAGAACGTGCGCGGCACGGTGCAGGCCGACATCCTGAAGGAAGACCAGGGCCAGAACACCTGCATCTTCTCCACCGAGTTCTCGCTGAAGGTGATGGGCGATATCCAGGAATACTTCGTCCACAACCAAGTACGCAATTTCTACTCGGTGTCGATCTCCGGCTACCACATCGCCGAAGCGGGCGCGAATCCGATTTCGCAGTTGGCCTTCACGCTGTCGAACGGCTTCACCTTCGTGGAAGCGTATCTGGCGCGCGGCATGCACATCGACGATTTCGCGCCCAACCTGTCCTTCTTCTTCTCCAACGGCATGGACCCGGAATACACGGTGCTGGGCCGCGTGGCGCGCCGCATCTGGGCCGTGACCATGAAGGACAAGTACGGCGCCAACGACCGCAGCCAGAAGCTCAAGTACCATATCCAGACTTCGGGCCGCTCGCTGCACGCGCAGGAAATCGACTTCAACGATATCCGCACCACGCTGCAGGCGCTGATTGCGATCTACGATAACTGCAACTCGCTGCACACCAACGCCTACGACGAAGCGATCACCACGCCGACCGACGAATCGGTGCGCCGCGCGCTGGCGATCCAGCTCATCATCAACCGCGAGTGGGGTCTGGCGAAGAACGAGAATCCGAACCAGGGTTCCTTCATCATCGAAGAACTGACCGATATGGTGGAAGAAGCCGTGCTGCAGGAATTCGAGCGCATCGCCGAACGCGGCGGCGTGCTGGGTGCGATGGAAACCGGCTACCAGCGCGGCAAAATTCAGGAAGAGTCGCTGCTGTACGAGCACCAAAAGCACGACGGCACCCTGCCCATCATCGGCGTCAACACCTTCCGCAACCCGAAAGGCAGCGAAGCCCCGGCGTCCATCGAACTGGCCCGTTCCACAGACGACGAAAAGCAATCGCAGCTCACGCGTCTGGAAGAGTTCCACACCCGCCACGCCGATGTCGCCCCCGCAGCCCTGGCCGCCCTGCAAAAAGCCGCCATCGACAACGAAAACGTGTTCGCCAAGCTGATGGACGCGGCCCGCGTCTGCTCCTTGGGCCAGATCACGACCGCCCTGTTCGAAGTCGGCGGCCAGTATCGCCGCAATATGTAA
- a CDS encoding barstar family protein, whose product MKTYQLDCSQISLEDHFWQLYLETVRPDGAEYFGRNLSAFRDAVSGGGPGWPGECRITVVNTENLQRREEQFFSGFQRIARELAEYSGVSIVFE is encoded by the coding sequence ATGAAGACCTATCAGCTCGACTGTTCGCAAATCAGCCTGGAGGACCATTTCTGGCAGCTTTACCTTGAAACCGTCCGCCCTGATGGCGCGGAATACTTTGGCCGGAATCTGAGCGCTTTCCGGGATGCGGTTTCGGGCGGTGGCCCAGGTTGGCCAGGCGAGTGCCGGATTACGGTCGTCAACACAGAAAATCTGCAGAGGCGAGAAGAACAATTCTTTAGCGGGTTTCAGCGCATTGCCCGTGAGTTAGCAGAGTATTCCGGTGTTTCAATCGTCTTTGAATAG
- a CDS encoding substrate-binding domain-containing protein — protein MNLKSLANLLGMSKTTVSRALNGYPEVNDKTRQRVLEAAREAGYEANPMARSLAVGRSNVLGIIYPLLPADLGDSMFLDVVGGMSEALEAARMNLIIAPVSQANELPSYEQMVRGKRVDGLVVSRTMVHDERIAYLCKAGFPFVAHGRTRLDTPYAWFDYDNESGIRQALECLLGLGHQRIGLLSAPLQMNFACQRKESFLATMTEAGLHADPRWMIGDTIDRRSGYQAMQQLLECADRPTAVVVDNHLSGVGAVRALMDAGIEIGKEMSVIVWGSVADTLVGLDVTTIDQPDARRAGARMSQMLLALIDGAPAESLQELWLPVLLPGATVGPCPR, from the coding sequence ATGAATCTAAAGAGCCTTGCCAATCTTCTCGGCATGTCGAAGACAACGGTAAGCCGCGCCCTCAACGGTTATCCCGAAGTAAATGACAAGACCCGCCAGCGCGTGCTGGAAGCGGCGCGCGAAGCCGGATACGAAGCGAACCCCATGGCGCGCAGCCTCGCCGTGGGGCGCAGCAATGTGCTCGGCATAATCTATCCCCTGCTGCCTGCGGACCTGGGTGACTCCATGTTCCTCGATGTCGTGGGCGGCATGTCGGAAGCGCTGGAAGCGGCGCGCATGAACCTCATCATCGCTCCGGTCTCGCAAGCGAACGAGCTGCCGTCTTATGAGCAGATGGTGCGCGGCAAGCGTGTCGATGGCCTGGTGGTCAGCCGCACCATGGTGCATGACGAGCGCATCGCCTATCTGTGCAAGGCCGGTTTCCCCTTCGTCGCCCATGGCCGCACGCGGCTTGATACGCCATATGCATGGTTTGATTACGATAACGAATCAGGTATCCGCCAGGCGCTGGAATGCTTGCTGGGATTGGGCCACCAGCGCATAGGCCTGCTCAGCGCCCCGTTGCAAATGAACTTCGCCTGCCAGCGCAAGGAAAGCTTCCTCGCCACGATGACGGAAGCGGGGTTGCATGCCGATCCGCGCTGGATGATCGGCGATACTATCGACCGCCGCAGCGGCTACCAGGCCATGCAGCAGCTGCTCGAATGCGCCGACCGTCCGACGGCGGTAGTGGTGGACAATCACCTGTCCGGCGTCGGCGCCGTGCGCGCGCTGATGGATGCGGGCATCGAGATCGGCAAGGAGATGTCCGTCATCGTCTGGGGCAGCGTGGCCGATACCCTGGTGGGCCTCGACGTCACCACCATCGACCAGCCGGACGCCCGCCGCGCCGGCGCGCGCATGAGCCAGATGCTGCTGGCCCTGATCGACGGCGCTCCCGCCGAATCCCTGCAGGAGCTGTGGCTGCCGGTGCTGCTGCCCGGCGCCACGGTCGGCCCTTGTCCGCGCTGA
- a CDS encoding sugar MFS transporter: MKKQRILFILFLIYFVFAILLNSVGTVILQVISNYGVSKSAASVLEGFKDLPIAIVSFLVASFLPRFGYKKAMLAGLAIVTAACIAMPLLPGFLTTKMLFLCVGVAFALVKVSVYSTIGLISVDRKQHAGIMNTLEGFFMIGVLSAYWVFGYFIDSTNPQSQSWLQVYWLLAGLCAATFVLLLATPFDEHLAALPQDRSLAQDFAEMLKLFFKPLVCIFVITAFLYVLVEQSVGTWLPTFNNEILKLPAAMSVQVTSIFAACLAVGRLSAGVLMRRLNWYPVMNACVLGMGAMVLLALPLTHNVVVDPDISWSRAPIAAFLFPLIGLFMAPIYPGINSVMLSSLPKNQHSAMTGLLVIFSALGGTTGSLITGYVFGNFSGHFAFYLTLVPISIVLIMLYFFKKAVDGGSDGYDASAIISGQH; encoded by the coding sequence ATGAAGAAGCAGCGCATTCTGTTCATCCTGTTCCTGATTTACTTCGTATTCGCCATCCTGCTCAATAGCGTGGGCACGGTCATCCTTCAGGTCATCAGCAACTACGGCGTCAGCAAATCCGCCGCCAGCGTGCTGGAAGGCTTCAAGGATCTGCCCATTGCGATTGTGTCCTTCCTCGTGGCGTCCTTCCTGCCGCGCTTCGGCTACAAGAAAGCCATGCTGGCCGGCCTGGCCATCGTCACGGCGGCCTGCATCGCCATGCCGTTGCTGCCTGGCTTCCTCACCACCAAGATGCTTTTCCTCTGCGTCGGCGTGGCCTTCGCGCTGGTCAAGGTATCGGTATATTCCACCATTGGGCTGATCTCGGTGGACCGCAAGCAGCACGCGGGCATCATGAATACGCTGGAAGGCTTCTTCATGATCGGCGTGCTCAGCGCCTACTGGGTGTTCGGCTACTTCATCGATTCCACCAATCCGCAATCGCAAAGCTGGCTGCAGGTGTATTGGCTGCTGGCTGGACTGTGCGCGGCAACCTTCGTGCTGCTGCTCGCCACTCCCTTCGACGAGCACCTGGCGGCGCTGCCGCAAGACCGCAGCCTGGCACAGGACTTTGCCGAGATGCTCAAGCTGTTCTTCAAGCCCCTGGTCTGCATCTTCGTCATCACCGCTTTCCTGTATGTGCTGGTGGAGCAGAGTGTCGGCACCTGGCTGCCCACGTTTAACAACGAGATCCTGAAACTGCCCGCCGCCATGAGCGTGCAAGTGACCAGCATCTTCGCCGCCTGTCTTGCCGTGGGACGCCTCTCGGCCGGCGTATTGATGCGTCGCCTGAACTGGTATCCCGTGATGAATGCCTGTGTGCTGGGCATGGGCGCCATGGTGCTGCTGGCGCTGCCCCTCACGCACAATGTGGTGGTCGATCCGGACATCAGCTGGTCGCGCGCGCCCATCGCCGCCTTTCTTTTCCCCTTGATAGGGCTGTTCATGGCCCCCATATACCCGGGTATTAACTCGGTGATGCTCAGCTCACTGCCGAAGAACCAACACTCCGCCATGACCGGCCTGCTGGTGATTTTTTCGGCGCTGGGCGGCACCACCGGCTCGCTGATTACCGGCTATGTGTTCGGCAATTTCAGCGGCCACTTCGCTTTTTATCTGACCCTGGTGCCGATCTCGATCGTGCTGATTATGTTGTATTTCTTTAAAAAGGCGGTCGACGGTGGTTCTGATGGCTATGATGCCTCGGCTATAATTTCGGGACAGCACTGA
- the pgmB gene encoding beta-phosphoglucomutase — MSRFKAVIFDLDGVITDTARYHYLAWKRLAETRGVHFDEAFNEHLKGIDRMGSLELILASSKRSYSQEEKLALADEKNEHYKELIATMSPADLLPGAVQALDACRAAGMRIGLASVSRNAFTVLDRLGIRGKFDYVVDAATIAKGKPDPEIFLKAARELGVPPAECLGVEDAVAGVASIKSAGMWALGIGSPQTLEQADAVISGLAQFDLASY; from the coding sequence ATGAGCCGATTCAAAGCCGTGATCTTCGATCTCGATGGCGTGATCACCGATACCGCCCGCTATCATTACCTGGCCTGGAAGCGTCTGGCCGAAACCCGGGGCGTGCATTTCGACGAAGCCTTCAACGAACACCTGAAAGGCATCGACCGTATGGGATCGCTGGAGCTGATCCTGGCTTCGTCCAAGCGTAGCTACAGCCAGGAAGAAAAGCTGGCGCTGGCCGACGAGAAGAACGAGCACTATAAGGAGCTGATCGCCACCATGTCGCCGGCCGACCTGTTACCCGGCGCGGTGCAGGCGCTCGATGCCTGCCGTGCCGCAGGCATGAGAATCGGCCTGGCTTCCGTCAGCCGCAACGCCTTCACGGTGCTGGACCGCCTGGGCATACGTGGAAAATTCGATTACGTGGTCGATGCCGCCACCATCGCCAAGGGCAAGCCCGATCCCGAAATCTTCCTGAAGGCGGCGCGCGAGCTGGGCGTGCCGCCCGCCGAATGCCTTGGCGTGGAAGACGCGGTGGCCGGCGTGGCCTCAATCAAGTCGGCCGGCATGTGGGCGCTGGGCATAGGCAGCCCGCAAACGCTGGAGCAGGCCGATGCCGTGATTTCCGGCCTGGCGCAATTCGATCTGGCTTCATACTAA
- a CDS encoding glycoside hydrolase family 65 protein: MLPADTFQHTFPLDPWCIRETGFDTASNFLDETLFALGNGYIGQRGTHEEGYSGPDCTTREGNFLNGFYESEPIQYPENAYGLARTNQFMLNVPNLKGIALWIEDECFDLLQGSLDSYERILDFRTGQLVRKLEWTSPQGRRVAITSRRIVCFDNKHLFAISYEVTPLNFSGRVWLVSSLDGVVKNQEAGDDPRVGSAVSGPSLEMEDAQQWAHFSALLQRTHNSGFKLASAELSGVEGPHELQFRRNGLRLEQSYAVAAQQGQGVRFYKYGVYYSLRDYAEDQLLGLAKQALSVAQAQGFALLAQRQEAYLADFWQQADVEIAGDDALQQGIRFNQFHLLQSVGRDGKTNISAKGLTGEGYEGHYFWDTEIYIFPFFLYNKPEIARRLLDYRQAGLPFARERARQMSHAKGALYPWRTIAGEECSAYFPAGSAQYHINADIAYSIKMYMEATGDTAYLLQSGAEIVMDTARIWLGIGSYNRDGAFVINQVTGPDEYTALVNNNYYTNAMARMHLHYAAATAERLQNQHPQDYARIAAAMELDAEEPEQWRRAADLMLLPYDQRLQIHEQDDSFLAKKVWDFANTPKENYPLLLNYHPMVIYRHQVCKQADVVLALLLLSDQFTAEDKKRDFDYYEAVTTHDSSLSSCIFSIIASEVGYEGKAYDYFMETARLDLDNTHGNTHYGVHTAAMAGTWMGVAYGFAGMRVIDGEARFAPKLPTQWQHYQFRIHLHGCLLQVRVEGEQTEYKLLKGETLELTHCGKHVQLVQGAPLRLANQ, from the coding sequence GTGCTTCCGGCCGACACTTTTCAACATACTTTCCCCCTCGACCCCTGGTGCATCCGCGAAACCGGCTTCGATACGGCATCGAACTTCCTGGACGAGACCCTGTTCGCTCTCGGCAACGGCTATATCGGCCAGCGCGGCACCCATGAGGAAGGCTATAGCGGACCGGACTGCACCACGCGCGAGGGCAACTTCCTCAACGGCTTTTACGAGTCGGAGCCGATCCAGTATCCGGAGAACGCCTACGGCCTGGCGCGCACCAACCAGTTCATGCTGAATGTGCCGAATCTGAAGGGCATCGCGCTGTGGATCGAGGACGAATGCTTCGATTTGCTGCAAGGCTCCCTCGACAGTTACGAACGCATCCTGGATTTCCGCACCGGCCAGCTGGTGCGCAAGCTGGAATGGACCTCGCCGCAGGGCCGCCGGGTGGCGATCACGAGCCGCCGCATCGTCTGTTTCGACAACAAGCATCTCTTTGCCATCAGCTATGAAGTGACGCCGCTGAATTTTTCGGGCCGCGTGTGGCTGGTGTCGTCCCTCGATGGCGTGGTGAAGAATCAGGAAGCGGGCGACGATCCGCGCGTCGGTTCGGCCGTTTCCGGCCCCAGTCTGGAAATGGAAGACGCGCAGCAGTGGGCGCATTTCTCGGCCCTGCTGCAGCGTACGCATAACAGCGGCTTCAAGCTGGCCAGCGCCGAACTCTCCGGTGTGGAAGGCCCGCATGAATTGCAGTTCAGGCGCAATGGCCTGCGTCTGGAACAAAGCTATGCGGTGGCGGCGCAGCAGGGCCAGGGCGTGCGCTTCTACAAATACGGCGTGTATTACTCTTTGCGCGACTATGCGGAAGACCAGTTGCTTGGCCTGGCCAAGCAAGCCTTGTCCGTCGCCCAGGCGCAAGGCTTCGCGCTACTGGCGCAGCGCCAGGAAGCGTATCTGGCCGATTTCTGGCAGCAGGCCGACGTTGAAATCGCGGGCGACGACGCGCTCCAGCAAGGCATACGCTTCAACCAGTTCCACCTGCTGCAATCGGTGGGCCGCGACGGCAAGACAAATATCTCGGCCAAGGGGCTAACCGGGGAGGGCTACGAAGGCCACTATTTCTGGGACACGGAAATCTATATCTTCCCCTTCTTTCTGTATAACAAACCGGAGATCGCGCGCCGCCTGCTCGACTACCGCCAAGCCGGCCTGCCTTTTGCCCGCGAACGGGCGCGCCAGATGTCGCATGCCAAGGGCGCGCTCTATCCATGGCGCACCATCGCCGGCGAAGAATGCTCGGCCTACTTCCCGGCCGGTTCGGCGCAGTACCACATCAATGCCGATATCGCCTATTCCATCAAGATGTATATGGAAGCCACCGGCGATACCGCCTATCTGCTGCAAAGCGGGGCCGAGATCGTGATGGACACCGCGCGCATCTGGCTCGGCATCGGCAGCTATAACCGCGACGGCGCTTTCGTCATCAACCAGGTGACGGGGCCGGATGAGTACACGGCCCTGGTCAACAACAACTACTACACCAATGCCATGGCGCGCATGCATCTGCACTACGCCGCCGCCACCGCCGAACGCCTGCAGAACCAGCATCCGCAGGACTACGCGCGCATCGCCGCCGCCATGGAGCTGGACGCGGAGGAACCAGAGCAATGGCGCCGTGCTGCCGACCTGATGCTGCTGCCTTATGACCAGCGCCTGCAAATCCACGAGCAGGACGACAGCTTCCTCGCTAAGAAAGTGTGGGACTTCGCCAATACGCCGAAGGAAAACTATCCGCTGCTGTTGAACTACCACCCGATGGTGATCTACCGCCACCAGGTCTGCAAACAGGCCGACGTGGTGCTGGCCCTGCTGCTGCTGAGCGACCAGTTTACTGCGGAAGACAAGAAGCGCGACTTCGATTACTACGAGGCGGTGACGACCCACGATTCCTCGCTGTCCTCCTGCATCTTCAGCATCATCGCTTCCGAAGTGGGCTATGAGGGCAAGGCATACGACTATTTCATGGAAACCGCGCGCCTCGACCTGGACAACACGCACGGCAACACCCACTACGGCGTGCACACCGCCGCCATGGCCGGCACGTGGATGGGCGTGGCCTATGGTTTCGCCGGCATGCGCGTCATCGATGGCGAAGCGCGCTTCGCGCCCAAACTGCCCACGCAATGGCAGCATTACCAGTTCCGCATCCATCTGCATGGCTGCCTGCTGCAGGTGCGGGTGGAAGGCGAGCAGACCGAATACAAGCTGCTGAAAGGCGAAACGCTGGAATTGACCCATTGCGGCAAGCACGTACAGCTGGTGCAAGGCGCGCCGTTGCGCCTGGCGAATCAATAA
- a CDS encoding LacI family DNA-binding transcriptional regulator, giving the protein MNKTGVRRTETVLTMEDLAKMAGVSKITVSRALRDSPLVTAETREKIRQLAEEQGYRLNVSARNLRMRRSYSVAVVVEMTPVKGRPMSDPYPLELLGGITQELTTAGYSVVLTSKQLMDTAPVQGADGMILLGQGSHGEAVRTLQKTGLPLVVWGAPEPGSDTIVVGSDNRKGGVSAAQRFIEQGRSKLVFLGDVDHAEVQERCAGFIDAMNGHGTVHIMRPKAFTFEAGFDCISSLLKKKGSAFDGVFAASDLLAMGAIRALAEKNMRVPENVSVIGYDDTPGAVSFVPPLTSVHQYLRDGGVLLARKMLDLMNGNPVASEMLPTTLMVRQT; this is encoded by the coding sequence TTGAACAAGACTGGCGTGCGCAGGACCGAGACTGTTTTGACGATGGAAGACCTGGCGAAAATGGCCGGTGTCTCTAAAATCACAGTCTCGCGGGCTTTGCGCGACAGCCCCCTGGTCACAGCCGAAACGCGCGAGAAGATCCGCCAGCTGGCGGAGGAACAGGGCTACCGGCTCAACGTCAGCGCCCGGAACCTGCGCATGCGGCGTTCGTATTCGGTGGCGGTTGTGGTGGAAATGACACCGGTGAAGGGGCGGCCCATGTCCGATCCCTATCCGCTGGAGTTATTGGGCGGCATTACGCAGGAGCTGACCACGGCCGGCTACAGCGTGGTGCTGACCTCGAAGCAGTTGATGGATACGGCGCCGGTCCAGGGCGCCGACGGCATGATCCTGCTGGGGCAGGGTTCGCACGGCGAAGCGGTGCGCACCTTGCAAAAGACGGGTCTGCCGCTGGTGGTGTGGGGCGCGCCGGAACCGGGCTCGGACACCATCGTGGTCGGCAGCGATAACCGCAAAGGGGGCGTCAGCGCCGCCCAGCGCTTTATCGAGCAGGGCCGCAGCAAGCTGGTTTTCCTCGGCGACGTGGACCACGCCGAGGTGCAGGAGCGTTGCGCCGGCTTCATCGACGCAATGAACGGCCATGGCACGGTGCATATCATGCGCCCCAAGGCTTTTACCTTCGAGGCCGGCTTCGATTGCATCTCGTCGCTGCTGAAAAAGAAGGGAAGCGCGTTCGACGGCGTATTTGCCGCCAGCGACCTGCTCGCCATGGGCGCTATCCGCGCCCTGGCCGAGAAGAATATGCGGGTGCCGGAGAATGTCTCCGTCATCGGCTATGACGACACGCCGGGCGCGGTCAGCTTCGTGCCGCCGCTGACCAGCGTGCACCAATACCTGCGCGACGGCGGCGTGCTGCTGGCGCGCAAGATGCTGGACCTGATGAACGGCAATCCCGTGGCATCGGAAATGCTACCCACCACGCTGATGGTGCGCCAGACTTAA